Proteins co-encoded in one Endomicrobiales bacterium genomic window:
- a CDS encoding carbohydrate ABC transporter permease, whose translation MNYKFSQKIRHSLVHVFLIVGLVITMAPFVWMISTSFNTDQAIFTKVPQWIPKHPTIEQYTKLFSSINFLQHFKNSVVIAVSITFVSLFFNSLAGYAFAKYRFPGKEKLFTLLLATMMIPGQVTMMPVFLILKNLGLLNTYLGLIIPAAGGVFGVFLMKQFMLSIPNELIESARMDGCSEFRIYWQIILPLSKPVLATLGIFTFMGTWNDFLWPLIVMIREEMYTLPVALANLNGQHSTEYALLMAGAVIVIAPIVLLFLLAQKYIIQGIATSGLKE comes from the coding sequence ATGAATTACAAGTTTTCACAAAAAATCAGACACTCGCTTGTTCATGTGTTTTTAATTGTAGGCCTTGTTATCACCATGGCTCCATTTGTTTGGATGATTTCTACATCGTTTAACACTGATCAGGCAATTTTTACAAAAGTTCCTCAGTGGATACCAAAGCACCCAACCATTGAGCAGTACACAAAGCTTTTCTCATCAATAAACTTTCTTCAACACTTCAAAAACAGCGTAGTTATAGCGGTTTCAATAACATTTGTAAGTTTGTTTTTTAACTCACTTGCCGGCTATGCATTCGCGAAATACCGCTTCCCAGGTAAAGAAAAACTATTCACCTTATTACTTGCCACAATGATGATACCAGGCCAGGTAACCATGATGCCTGTCTTTTTGATATTAAAAAATCTGGGTTTATTAAACACATATCTCGGGCTTATTATACCAGCGGCCGGTGGTGTTTTTGGCGTTTTTTTAATGAAGCAATTTATGCTTTCAATTCCAAATGAGCTTATAGAGTCGGCAAGAATGGATGGCTGCTCAGAGTTTAGAATTTACTGGCAAATAATATTGCCGCTCTCAAAACCTGTGCTTGCCACACTTGGCATTTTTACTTTTATGGGAACCTGGAATGACTTTTTATGGCCGTTAATTGTAATGATACGCGAAGAAATGTATACGCTTCCTGTAGCGCTTGCAAACCTTAATGGTCAGCACAGTACAGAATACGCGCTTTTAATGGCGGGTGCTGTAATAGTTATTGCGCCGATTGTTTTGTTGTTTTTGCTTGCGCAAAAGTATATCATACAAGGTATTGCAACTTCTGGCTTAAAAGAATAA